One genomic window of Anguilla anguilla isolate fAngAng1 chromosome 13, fAngAng1.pri, whole genome shotgun sequence includes the following:
- the nucks1a gene encoding nuclear ubiquitous casein and cyclin-dependent kinase substrate 1a: MSRPVRNRKVVNYSQFNESDDADEEYGRDSERAKKMRATPREVKHKKRPGKNSQEDSDDSDDKLSKSKNDSADDFGSDEDNDFGEEEEEEGGSDYDTKRGKKGKKVSRRSLKRKRDADDSDDDREVSKKVRQVRQAASKAVSKQREMLLGDGGSEDEDREDDEQALLDQSEGSDEDFMVDDDDDSDYGHSKKRSKKVIRRSRPERKEKKSPKPRLKATVTPSPMKGKGKGRPSAAKALEKSSPKEEGDPDSAPEEEEEDEVEKRETPPPKKTEEAPEEEDDVSEEEAPSGED, from the exons ATGTCAAGACCAGTAAG gaacaggaaggTCGTGAATTACTCGCAGTTCAATGAGTCCGACGATGCAG ACGAGGAGTATGGCAGAGACTCGGAGAGAGCCAAAAAGATGCGCGCGACCCCGCGAGAAGTGAAGCACAAGAAGAGGCCGGGGAAGAACTCTCAGGAGGACAG tgatgaTTCTGATGACAAACtttcaaaatccaaaaatgaTTCTGCTG ATGACTTCGGTAGTGATGAAGACAATGACTTtggcgaggaggaagaggaggaagggggcAGCGACTACGACACCAAAAGGGGCAAGAAGGGGAAGAAAGTGAGCAGGAGGTCACTGAAGAGGAAACGAGATGCAG ACGACAGCGACGACGATCGCGAGGTGAGCAAGAAGGTGCGGCAGGTCCGGCAGGCCGCCTCCAAGGCCGTGTCCAAACAGAGGGAGATGCTGCTGGGGGACGGGGGCAGCGAGGACGAGGACCGCGAGGATGACGAGCAGGCCCTCCTGGAcc AGTCGGAGGGCAGCGACGAGGACTTCATGGTGGACGACGACGATGACAGCGACTACGGCCACTCCAAGAAGAGGAGCAAGAAGGTGATCAGGAGAAGTAGGCCcgagaggaaggagaagaagTCCCCAAAACCCAGACTAAAGGCCACAG TGACCCCCAGCCCCATGAAAGGCAAGGGGAAGGGCCGGCCCAGCGCCGCCAAGGCCCTGGAGAAGTCCTCGCCCAAAGAGGAGGGGGACCCCGACAGCGCccccgaggaagaggaggaggacgaggtggagaagagagag